A portion of the Microlunatus phosphovorus NM-1 genome contains these proteins:
- a CDS encoding aminodeoxychorismate/anthranilate synthase component II, with product MPRAKILVVDNYDSFVYNLVQYLAQIGAEVEVWRNDDPRFADDSFTDGFDGILLSPGPGTPEEAGVCIDVVRRKAGVVPIFGVCLGLQSIGVAYGGVVDRAPELLHGKTSAVHHEGAGVLAGLPSPFTATRYHSLAIEPDSFPAELEVTATTTSGVIMAVRHRTLPVEAVQFHPESVLTEGGYQMLANWLVLCGDAEAPGRARDFAPLMSVH from the coding sequence ATGCCGCGCGCGAAGATCCTCGTCGTCGACAACTACGACTCGTTCGTCTACAACCTTGTCCAGTACCTGGCGCAGATCGGTGCCGAGGTCGAGGTCTGGCGCAACGACGACCCCCGATTTGCCGACGACTCCTTCACCGACGGCTTCGACGGCATCCTGCTTTCACCCGGTCCCGGTACGCCCGAGGAGGCCGGCGTGTGCATCGATGTGGTGCGCCGCAAGGCCGGCGTGGTGCCGATCTTCGGGGTCTGCCTGGGACTGCAGTCGATCGGAGTCGCGTACGGGGGGGTCGTCGACCGGGCACCTGAACTGCTGCACGGCAAGACGTCTGCGGTGCATCACGAGGGCGCCGGGGTGCTGGCCGGGTTGCCGAGCCCGTTCACCGCGACCCGCTATCACTCTCTGGCGATCGAGCCGGACTCGTTCCCGGCCGAGCTCGAGGTGACCGCGACGACGACCAGCGGCGTGATCATGGCCGTCCGGCATCGGACGCTGCCGGTCGAGGCCGTGCAGTTCCACCCAGAGTCGGTGCTGACCGAGGGTGGCTATCAGATGCTGGCCAACTGGCTGGTGCTCTGCGGCGACGCCGAGGCACCTGGTCGGGCTCGTGATTTCGCGCCTTTGATGAGTGTGCACTGA
- a CDS encoding DUF881 domain-containing protein, producing MAEGGLTRVWQRVRRVLLRARSAQRRRASQRTWSARLATAAVLVVTGLLVVVSATHARGIDLRPGRNTDLVSLVQSESHRNTQLTAEVTRLRAEVDQLAAAEGSTDSDLAGELAEKSALVGLTPVTGPSVTVTLTDAPASVAGDGVDQDLLVVHQQDIQSVANELWRGGAEAMTIQGQRVIATTGIKCVGNTVVLHGVPYAPPYRISAIGDPRKLQAALESAEYIKIYRQYVDAFHLGYEVTVSARSTFPGYQGSVDLRYATAFDSPR from the coding sequence ATGGCCGAGGGCGGACTGACCCGGGTGTGGCAGCGCGTCCGGCGCGTCCTGCTCCGGGCGAGGTCGGCCCAGCGACGCCGGGCGAGCCAGCGAACCTGGTCGGCCCGGTTGGCCACCGCCGCGGTCCTGGTGGTCACCGGGCTGCTGGTGGTCGTCAGTGCGACTCACGCTCGGGGGATCGATCTGCGTCCCGGCCGGAACACCGATCTGGTGAGCCTGGTGCAGTCGGAGTCGCACCGGAACACCCAGTTGACCGCGGAGGTCACCCGGCTGCGCGCCGAGGTCGACCAGCTGGCGGCGGCCGAGGGCAGCACGGACAGCGACCTCGCCGGCGAACTGGCGGAGAAGTCCGCACTGGTGGGCTTGACGCCCGTCACCGGGCCGTCGGTCACGGTCACCCTCACTGATGCGCCGGCATCGGTCGCCGGTGACGGAGTGGACCAGGATCTGTTGGTGGTGCACCAGCAGGACATCCAATCGGTGGCCAACGAGCTGTGGCGTGGCGGCGCGGAGGCGATGACGATCCAGGGCCAGCGAGTGATCGCCACCACGGGCATCAAATGCGTCGGCAACACCGTGGTGCTGCACGGCGTGCCGTACGCGCCGCCGTACCGGATCAGTGCGATCGGCGACCCACGGAAACTGCAGGCGGCACTTGAGAGCGCGGAGTACATCAAGATCTACCGCCAGTACGTCGATGCGTTCCATCTCGGCTACGAGGTCACGGTTTCGGCTCGATCGACTTTCCCGGGCTACCAGGGCTCGGTCGACCTTCGCTACGCGACGGCATTCGACAGCCCGCGCTGA
- a CDS encoding cell division protein CrgA, with translation MPESRTRKSAETKKKQQATAEAKPKKVKSPGGGRWVAPTFITVGLLGVLWLIVFYVGGQHIPFMAALGNWNILIGMGAMAASFGIATLWK, from the coding sequence GTGCCCGAGTCCAGAACCCGCAAATCCGCCGAGACCAAGAAGAAGCAGCAGGCGACGGCAGAGGCGAAACCGAAGAAGGTCAAGTCCCCCGGCGGTGGCCGCTGGGTCGCACCGACGTTCATCACCGTCGGCCTGCTCGGCGTGCTCTGGCTGATCGTCTTCTACGTCGGTGGACAGCACATCCCCTTCATGGCCGCACTCGGCAACTGGAACATCCTGATCGGCATGGGTGCCATGGCGGCCTCCTTCGGGATCGCGACCCTCTGGAAGTAG
- a CDS encoding MATE family efflux transporter: MPTRTNRARRYAALDREIFALAVPTFATLVTEPLLLIADSAFIGHLGTDQLAGLGIASNLIGIMIGLCIFLAYGTTSTVARRLGSGDRRAALAGGIDGLALAVLIGVVILIVLQLLLPTIVAAYGPPAAVRDAALTYLRIAICGLPSILVLLAGTGVLRGLQDTTTPLKVAVATNLANIALNGLLVYGVGLGIAGSAIGTLTAQTVAALVIAVIVIRGARTAGVPLGFHPAGILAAARTGVWLIARTATLQIAITMTTVVATAGGAVMLAAHQVTSSIWTLLAFALDAIAIAGQAIIGRLLGAGDVALGRAMTNRMIGWGVLCGIAFGLITAVAGQFVAGLFTSDPQVQQLVARVLIVVALVTPIAGVVYVLDGVLIGAGDGRYLALAGVISLLAYTPLVLTVGWSQAGLIWLWVAYGGFMLARMLTLVLRARGNAWIRTGSDLSGS; encoded by the coding sequence ATGCCTACCCGCACGAACCGGGCGCGTCGGTACGCCGCGCTGGACCGCGAGATCTTCGCCCTCGCGGTCCCCACCTTCGCCACCCTGGTGACTGAGCCGCTGCTGCTGATCGCCGACTCGGCCTTCATCGGGCACCTCGGCACCGACCAACTCGCCGGATTGGGGATCGCCTCGAACCTGATCGGCATCATGATCGGGCTGTGCATCTTCCTCGCCTACGGAACCACCAGCACGGTCGCCCGGCGCCTGGGCTCGGGTGATCGGCGGGCGGCGCTGGCCGGCGGGATCGACGGGCTCGCCCTCGCCGTGCTGATCGGCGTCGTCATCCTCATCGTGTTGCAGCTCCTGTTGCCCACGATCGTGGCCGCATACGGGCCGCCGGCCGCAGTCCGCGACGCCGCGCTGACCTATCTGCGGATCGCGATCTGCGGACTCCCGTCGATCCTGGTGCTGCTGGCCGGCACCGGTGTGCTCCGGGGGTTGCAGGACACCACCACCCCACTCAAGGTGGCCGTCGCAACGAACCTGGCGAACATCGCGCTCAACGGACTGCTGGTCTATGGCGTCGGTCTGGGCATCGCCGGCTCCGCGATCGGCACCCTGACCGCACAGACCGTCGCCGCGCTGGTCATCGCCGTCATCGTGATCCGGGGCGCCCGAACCGCCGGAGTGCCACTGGGCTTTCATCCGGCCGGGATCCTGGCCGCGGCCCGGACCGGCGTCTGGCTGATCGCGCGGACCGCGACGCTGCAGATCGCGATCACCATGACCACTGTGGTGGCCACCGCCGGCGGCGCAGTCATGTTGGCCGCCCATCAGGTGACCAGCTCGATCTGGACCCTGCTGGCCTTCGCGCTGGACGCGATCGCCATCGCCGGCCAAGCCATCATCGGCCGCCTGCTCGGTGCCGGCGACGTGGCGCTGGGCAGGGCGATGACCAACCGGATGATCGGCTGGGGCGTACTCTGCGGGATCGCCTTCGGGCTGATCACCGCCGTCGCCGGGCAGTTCGTCGCGGGTCTGTTCACCTCCGATCCCCAGGTACAGCAACTGGTGGCTCGGGTGCTGATCGTGGTCGCCCTGGTCACCCCGATCGCCGGCGTCGTGTACGTGCTGGACGGGGTGCTGATCGGCGCCGGCGACGGCCGCTATCTGGCGCTGGCGGGGGTGATCTCGCTGCTGGCATACACCCCGTTGGTGCTGACCGTCGGGTGGTCCCAGGCGGGCCTGATCTGGCTCTGGGTGGCGTACGGCGGCTTCATGCTCGCGCGGATGCTGACCCTGGTGCTCCGAGCCCGTGGCAACGCCTGGATCCGGACCGGCTCCGACCTGTCCGGCTCGTGA
- a CDS encoding sugar phosphate isomerase/epimerase family protein: protein MTRQQPVKAVHSWALFRALGSFVAPGSMPMGGLPTGGGGGIALLDLPAELARRGYGAFQLAHFYLPSTEASYLDELRAAITESGVELECFLVDDGDPTDTTGSAPGESWLSGWLEIATILGAPRARVPAGKSEPTPLRLDASAAVLRRLADRHRELRLVTENWLALLPDADSVIALLERTEDRVGFLIDLGNWRGPDKYDQLARVAHLAETCQAKVRVTDAGLDVEDYRRSLTVLADAGYGGPLAMVYDGPDPDEWSYLEQAYAIITEVFAD, encoded by the coding sequence GTGACTCGACAGCAACCCGTGAAGGCCGTCCACAGCTGGGCGTTGTTTCGCGCACTCGGCTCGTTCGTCGCACCTGGTTCGATGCCGATGGGCGGGCTGCCGACCGGTGGCGGCGGCGGCATCGCCCTGCTCGATCTGCCGGCGGAGCTGGCCCGGCGAGGCTATGGGGCTTTTCAGCTGGCCCACTTCTATCTGCCCAGCACGGAAGCGTCCTATCTCGACGAACTGCGAGCCGCGATCACCGAGTCCGGGGTCGAGCTGGAGTGCTTCCTGGTCGATGACGGCGACCCGACCGACACAACCGGGAGCGCGCCGGGCGAGAGCTGGCTCAGTGGCTGGCTGGAGATCGCCACCATCCTCGGCGCCCCTCGCGCCCGGGTGCCGGCCGGCAAGTCCGAGCCGACCCCGTTGCGGCTGGATGCCAGCGCTGCCGTCCTGCGCCGGCTGGCTGACCGACATCGTGAGCTGCGTTTGGTGACCGAGAACTGGCTCGCGCTGCTGCCCGATGCCGATTCGGTGATCGCGCTACTGGAACGGACCGAGGACCGGGTGGGATTCCTGATCGACCTGGGCAACTGGCGTGGACCTGACAAGTACGACCAGCTTGCTCGCGTCGCGCACCTCGCCGAGACCTGCCAGGCGAAGGTGCGGGTGACCGACGCCGGTCTGGATGTCGAGGACTATCGCCGGTCGCTGACGGTGTTGGCCGACGCGGGCTATGGCGGTCCGTTGGCTATGGTCTACGACGGCCCGGACCCGGACGAGTGGAGCTACCTGGAGCAGGCGTACGCGATCATCACCGAGGTGTTCGCCGACTGA
- a CDS encoding potassium channel family protein gives MSDVPEAGQLRAGQLRAGQVLPLVWLLARLLLSVTILLVIYYQMPVHEGGLRSDLPWLGLDLLLFGALVGAQVPLILRARHPVLRSAEAMALCVCFYLMMFARIYVSLSAADPAAFTQILDRSTALYFTVTVFATVGFGDIAAATNPMKLVVTVQMILNLIVLGVLVRTLFTIGRRSQERRARS, from the coding sequence GTGAGTGACGTGCCCGAGGCCGGCCAACTGCGGGCGGGACAACTGCGGGCGGGACAGGTGCTACCTCTGGTCTGGCTGCTGGCCCGGCTGCTGCTGTCAGTCACGATCCTGCTGGTGATCTATTACCAGATGCCCGTTCACGAGGGCGGTTTGCGCTCGGACCTGCCCTGGCTCGGTCTCGACCTGCTGCTGTTCGGGGCGCTGGTCGGTGCTCAGGTGCCGTTGATCCTCCGCGCCAGGCACCCGGTGCTTCGCTCGGCGGAGGCGATGGCGCTCTGCGTGTGCTTCTACCTGATGATGTTCGCCCGGATCTACGTGTCACTCTCTGCGGCAGATCCGGCCGCGTTCACCCAGATCCTGGACCGCTCCACCGCGCTCTACTTCACCGTCACAGTCTTCGCCACCGTCGGTTTCGGGGATATCGCCGCCGCGACCAATCCGATGAAGCTGGTCGTGACCGTCCAGATGATCCTGAACCTGATCGTGCTCGGGGTCTTGGTCCGCACCCTGTTCACGATCGGACGGCGCAGCCAGGAGCGGCGGGCGAGGTCCTGA
- a CDS encoding VOC family protein: MTESTGVSLGMVNLDCSDPRAEAAFWSALLDWEIVMAEDEYSLLKSPESMLLAFGKVPDYQPPAWPNPHGSKQFHLDLKAVDIAAAERRCIALGASVPEQQPSETWRVLLDPAGHPFCLTNAANWG, from the coding sequence ATGACAGAGAGCACGGGCGTATCGCTGGGCATGGTGAACCTGGACTGCTCCGATCCACGCGCCGAGGCTGCCTTCTGGTCGGCGCTGCTGGACTGGGAGATTGTGATGGCCGAGGACGAGTATTCGCTGCTGAAGAGCCCGGAGTCGATGCTTCTCGCCTTCGGCAAGGTGCCCGACTACCAGCCGCCGGCCTGGCCCAACCCGCACGGCAGCAAGCAGTTCCACCTCGATCTGAAGGCCGTGGACATCGCAGCCGCCGAACGGCGCTGCATCGCGCTCGGTGCCAGCGTTCCGGAGCAGCAGCCGAGCGAGACGTGGCGGGTGCTGCTGGATCCCGCAGGTCATCCGTTCTGCCTGACCAACGCCGCCAACTGGGGCTGA
- the rplI gene encoding 50S ribosomal protein L9 — translation MKLILTAAVDNLGLAGDIVEVKDGYGRNYLVPRGYAIRWTKGGEKQIEGIKRSRDAREIRNLDHAQEVRAQIEGLTIQLDVRAGESGKLFGAVTPADVASAIKKSGGPLVDKRSIEIVKPIKTTGKHTVGVKLHDAVTAHVALAVTAQG, via the coding sequence ATGAAGCTCATTCTGACCGCTGCTGTCGACAACCTCGGCCTGGCCGGCGACATTGTCGAGGTCAAGGACGGCTACGGCCGCAATTACCTGGTGCCGCGCGGCTATGCCATCCGGTGGACCAAGGGCGGCGAGAAGCAGATCGAGGGCATCAAGCGGAGCCGGGACGCCCGGGAGATCCGCAACCTGGATCACGCTCAGGAGGTCCGGGCCCAGATCGAGGGCCTGACCATTCAGCTGGACGTCCGCGCAGGTGAGAGCGGCAAGCTCTTCGGCGCGGTGACCCCGGCCGATGTCGCCTCCGCGATCAAGAAGTCCGGCGGCCCGTTGGTCGACAAGCGATCCATCGAGATCGTCAAGCCGATCAAGACCACCGGCAAGCACACCGTGGGCGTCAAGCTCCACGATGCTGTGACCGCGCACGTCGCGCTCGCGGTGACCGCGCAGGGCTGA
- the rpsR gene encoding 30S ribosomal protein S18, whose amino-acid sequence MASTPPPPRKVKKKANPLRAGQQIDYKDTATLRKFISERGKIRARRVTGLSVQEQRRVAIAIKNAREVALLPYASTAR is encoded by the coding sequence ATGGCCAGCACACCCCCACCTCCTCGCAAGGTGAAGAAGAAGGCCAACCCGCTCCGCGCGGGTCAGCAGATCGACTACAAGGACACCGCGACCCTGCGGAAGTTCATCTCCGAGCGGGGCAAGATCCGCGCTCGCCGGGTGACCGGCCTCTCCGTCCAGGAGCAGCGTCGCGTCGCCATCGCCATCAAGAACGCCCGCGAGGTTGCGCTGCTGCCGTACGCCTCGACGGCCCGCTGA
- a CDS encoding single-stranded DNA-binding protein gives MAGETSITLIGNLTADPELRFTPSGAPVANFTVASTPRTFDRQSGEWRDGDAMFLNCAVWRQYAENVAESLQKGMRVIVQGRLKSRSYETREGEKRTVFEVDVEEIGPALRYATAKVTRSSGGGGGNFGGGNAGNSGGYGGGGGYGGNQGQSGQGGGRQGGYGGDPWNAGGGQSAPAQGGPSQGSQGNQGGGDPWGAAPSEEPPF, from the coding sequence ATGGCTGGCGAGACCTCCATCACCCTGATCGGCAACCTGACCGCGGACCCGGAGCTGCGCTTCACCCCGTCCGGGGCCCCGGTGGCCAACTTCACCGTCGCCTCCACCCCCCGCACCTTCGACCGGCAGTCCGGCGAATGGCGGGACGGGGACGCGATGTTCCTCAACTGCGCCGTCTGGCGGCAGTACGCGGAGAACGTGGCCGAGTCCCTGCAGAAGGGGATGCGGGTCATCGTCCAGGGCCGGCTGAAGTCGCGGAGCTACGAGACCCGTGAGGGTGAGAAGCGCACCGTCTTCGAGGTCGACGTCGAGGAGATCGGCCCGGCCCTGCGGTATGCGACGGCCAAGGTCACCCGCAGCTCCGGTGGGGGCGGCGGGAACTTCGGCGGTGGCAATGCCGGCAACTCCGGCGGCTATGGCGGTGGCGGCGGCTACGGCGGCAACCAGGGTCAGAGCGGCCAGGGTGGCGGTCGCCAGGGCGGCTACGGCGGTGATCCCTGGAATGCCGGCGGCGGACAGTCGGCTCCAGCCCAGGGCGGCCCGTCCCAGGGCAGTCAAGGCAATCAGGGCGGCGGCGACCCGTGGGGTGCCGCCCCCAGCGAGGAGCCCCCGTTCTGA
- the rpsF gene encoding 30S ribosomal protein S6, which yields MRPYEVMVIFDPDTEERSVQPTLEQYLTVITNGGGTVDNLDIWGRRRLAYEIQKKSEGIYAVINLTAQPDDVKELDRQFRINESIMRTKVIRPDTR from the coding sequence ATGCGCCCGTACGAGGTCATGGTCATCTTCGACCCCGATACCGAGGAGCGTTCGGTCCAACCGACGCTCGAGCAATACCTGACCGTCATCACCAATGGTGGTGGCACCGTGGACAACCTGGACATCTGGGGCCGTCGCCGGCTGGCGTACGAGATCCAGAAGAAGTCCGAGGGGATCTACGCGGTCATCAACCTGACTGCCCAGCCCGACGACGTGAAGGAGCTGGATCGCCAGTTCCGGATCAACGAGTCGATCATGCGGACCAAGGTCATCCGGCCCGACACCCGCTGA
- a CDS encoding alpha/beta hydrolase produces MAAQRPKLAINRLRESKELDHQALQRFVDQHEFPIIEGNQCTFVAWQQADEVFLRHRVVGIRDPLPLRRIEHTDFWYVVLEIPKDSRVEYQIEVRRGEHWERFNDPLNPRIARSPVGNSSVCFGQGYQVPDWAVYDPDARPGELVELMIRSQAQRRDNRVTLYLPARFTTTQRYPLLVVHDGGDYLEYASMKVVLDNLIHRLDMAETVVAFTYPGERLREYPNSGPHARWITKELIGQLEEQFPLIAHPSGRALLGSSFGAIASLTTAVRYPQTYGSLLLQSGSFVFTDIGALQGEDPAFDPVVKFMNRYRARPTRFADRLFMSCGVYEPLIIFNRSMVPVFTETGMTINYVESRDGHNWESWRDRLRDGLSWIFPGESLFVYE; encoded by the coding sequence ATGGCAGCCCAGCGGCCGAAGCTGGCGATCAACCGGCTCCGGGAGAGCAAGGAGCTCGACCACCAGGCGCTGCAGCGATTCGTCGACCAGCACGAGTTCCCGATCATCGAGGGCAACCAGTGCACCTTCGTCGCCTGGCAGCAGGCCGACGAGGTGTTCCTGCGACATCGCGTGGTCGGGATCCGTGATCCGCTGCCGTTGCGGCGGATCGAGCACACCGACTTCTGGTACGTGGTGCTGGAGATCCCCAAGGACTCCCGGGTGGAGTACCAGATCGAGGTACGCCGGGGCGAGCACTGGGAGCGCTTCAACGACCCGCTCAACCCTCGGATCGCCCGTAGTCCGGTGGGCAACTCCTCGGTCTGCTTCGGGCAGGGCTACCAGGTGCCGGACTGGGCGGTCTATGACCCCGACGCTCGACCCGGCGAACTGGTCGAGCTGATGATCAGGAGTCAGGCCCAGCGCCGGGACAACCGGGTGACGCTCTATCTGCCGGCACGATTCACCACGACCCAGCGCTATCCGCTGCTGGTGGTGCACGACGGCGGGGACTATCTGGAGTACGCGTCGATGAAGGTCGTGCTGGACAACCTGATCCACCGGCTGGACATGGCCGAGACCGTGGTGGCGTTCACCTACCCGGGGGAGCGGCTGCGGGAGTATCCGAACTCCGGGCCGCACGCCCGCTGGATCACCAAGGAGCTGATCGGTCAGCTGGAGGAGCAGTTCCCGCTGATCGCCCATCCGTCGGGGCGGGCGCTGCTGGGGTCCAGCTTCGGGGCGATCGCCTCGCTCACCACGGCGGTGCGCTATCCGCAGACGTACGGCTCGTTGCTACTGCAGTCGGGGTCGTTCGTGTTCACCGACATCGGAGCGCTGCAGGGCGAGGATCCGGCGTTCGATCCGGTGGTGAAGTTCATGAACCGCTATCGGGCCCGGCCGACCAGGTTCGCCGATCGGCTGTTCATGTCCTGCGGGGTGTATGAGCCGTTGATCATCTTCAATCGCTCGATGGTCCCGGTGTTCACCGAGACGGGGATGACGATCAACTACGTGGAGTCCCGGGACGGCCACAACTGGGAGTCGTGGCGCGACCGGCTCCGCGACGGCCTGTCCTGGATCTTCCCCGGCGAGAGCCTGTTCGTCTACGAATAG
- a CDS encoding ATP-grasp domain-containing protein has protein sequence MNVIFVEPAFPAYQRQFVRGLHAVGATVIGIGERPGDWLDDELKSWLHHYHQIGSVTDVAELHDAVRWVQDKVWVDRLEATVEAHILPTAEVREACGIPGTSRRTAWLCRDKPAMKEALRSAGVPTAASAAVDSLDQALAFAAAVGYPLITKPRAAAGASGTSRVDNDTELKAALDQFGAEGVGSVALEEFVEGHEGFYDTLSINGGAAYDFVCHYYPNVLEAMRTRWISPQFVSTNRVDHAESYGELKELGHRVNEVLGIGTSATHMEWFFGPKGLRFSEVGCRPAGVGAWDLYAVGNDVDIYTEWARAVVHGDVHAPLSRQYSAGLIALRPTADGYIQGYSGVEEMQSQYGEWVIDAHLPGAGTPTQPVAAGFMANAYIRMKHPDYDVLRGMLNDVGETITVHAG, from the coding sequence ATGAATGTGATCTTCGTCGAGCCCGCGTTCCCCGCCTATCAGCGCCAGTTCGTCCGCGGCCTGCACGCGGTCGGCGCCACGGTGATCGGCATCGGCGAGCGCCCTGGCGACTGGCTCGACGATGAACTGAAGAGCTGGCTGCATCACTACCACCAGATCGGCTCGGTGACCGACGTCGCCGAGTTGCACGACGCCGTGCGCTGGGTCCAGGACAAGGTCTGGGTGGACCGGCTCGAGGCGACGGTCGAGGCGCACATCCTGCCGACGGCCGAAGTTCGGGAGGCGTGTGGCATCCCTGGCACCTCTCGGCGGACCGCCTGGCTGTGCCGGGACAAGCCGGCCATGAAGGAGGCACTGCGCTCCGCCGGTGTGCCGACGGCCGCCTCGGCGGCAGTGGACTCGCTCGATCAGGCACTCGCCTTCGCCGCTGCCGTCGGCTATCCGCTGATCACCAAGCCGCGCGCCGCCGCGGGTGCCTCGGGCACCAGCCGGGTCGACAACGACACCGAGCTCAAGGCGGCCCTGGACCAGTTCGGGGCGGAGGGGGTCGGCTCGGTCGCGTTGGAGGAGTTCGTCGAGGGTCATGAGGGCTTCTACGACACGCTGTCGATCAACGGCGGTGCGGCGTACGACTTCGTCTGTCACTACTACCCGAACGTGCTGGAGGCGATGCGTACTCGATGGATCTCTCCACAGTTCGTCTCCACGAACCGGGTCGACCACGCGGAGAGCTACGGCGAGCTCAAGGAGCTGGGACACCGGGTCAACGAGGTGCTCGGGATCGGCACCTCGGCCACCCACATGGAGTGGTTCTTCGGCCCGAAAGGACTGCGCTTCTCCGAGGTCGGCTGCCGACCTGCCGGGGTCGGCGCCTGGGACCTGTACGCGGTCGGCAACGACGTCGACATCTACACGGAGTGGGCCCGCGCGGTGGTGCACGGGGATGTGCATGCCCCGTTGAGCCGGCAGTACTCCGCCGGTCTGATCGCGCTCCGGCCTACCGCCGACGGCTACATCCAGGGCTACTCCGGGGTGGAGGAGATGCAGTCCCAGTACGGCGAGTGGGTGATCGATGCACACCTGCCCGGAGCCGGTACGCCGACCCAGCCGGTCGCGGCGGGATTCATGGCCAATGCCTACATCCGGATGAAACACCCGGACTACGACGTGCTGCGTGGCATGCTCAACGACGTGGGCGAGACGATCACCGTGCACGCCGGCTGA
- a CDS encoding M48 family metallopeptidase → MTNSRWAIGGGRIRFSDISPRAYEHPADRGALVALRAIPGFDAVLKAVSGAIGERNVRLLCLASSIRVSPRQYPLLHQMISECATTLDVQPVPELFVQQNPQPTAMTIGLDRPMIVLSTGMLDLVDDDGLRFVIGHEVGHVLSGHAVYRTMLLQLINIATSIQWMPIGYWGVRAIIQGLNEWYRKSELSCDRAGLLCGQDPKAALRVHATLAGAQNPDEMDVAGFLDQATEYLSSGDVRDSLLKILQISAQTHPLAALRAAELQQWAAGPEYRAILSGDYPRRSEDANAPMSEDVKAAAASYANTFRTSSDPLFRVVGKVGTVVGGVGNVAAGRVRDWWQTGRGTHDPNHE, encoded by the coding sequence ATGACGAATTCGCGTTGGGCCATCGGCGGGGGCCGGATCCGGTTCTCGGACATCAGTCCGCGCGCCTACGAGCACCCGGCCGACCGCGGCGCCCTGGTCGCGCTGCGGGCGATCCCGGGTTTCGATGCGGTGCTGAAAGCCGTGTCTGGGGCGATCGGCGAACGGAACGTACGGCTGCTGTGCCTCGCGTCGTCGATCCGAGTCTCGCCGCGACAGTATCCACTGCTCCACCAGATGATCAGCGAATGCGCGACCACGCTGGATGTGCAGCCGGTGCCGGAACTCTTCGTACAGCAGAACCCCCAGCCGACGGCGATGACCATCGGTCTTGATCGGCCGATGATCGTGTTGAGCACCGGGATGCTCGATCTGGTCGACGACGACGGGCTGCGGTTCGTCATCGGGCACGAGGTCGGCCATGTGCTGTCCGGTCACGCTGTCTATCGCACGATGCTGCTGCAGCTGATCAACATCGCGACGTCGATCCAGTGGATGCCCATCGGCTACTGGGGTGTCCGGGCGATCATCCAGGGACTCAACGAGTGGTACCGCAAGTCCGAGCTGTCCTGTGACCGGGCCGGTCTGCTCTGCGGTCAGGATCCGAAGGCGGCACTGCGCGTCCACGCCACCCTGGCCGGAGCGCAGAATCCCGACGAGATGGATGTCGCCGGATTCCTCGATCAGGCCACCGAGTATCTGTCCAGCGGCGATGTCCGCGACAGCCTGTTGAAGATCTTGCAGATCAGCGCACAGACCCATCCGCTCGCTGCGTTGCGCGCCGCCGAGTTGCAGCAGTGGGCGGCCGGCCCGGAATACCGTGCGATCCTGTCCGGCGACTATCCCCGCCGCTCGGAGGACGCCAACGCACCCATGAGTGAGGACGTGAAGGCGGCCGCAGCCTCGTACGCGAACACCTTCCGCACCTCCTCCGATCCGCTGTTCCGGGTGGTCGGCAAGGTCGGCACCGTGGTCGGCGGAGTGGGGAATGTCGCCGCCGGTCGCGTCCGCGACTGGTGGCAGACCGGCCGTGGCACTCACGACCCGAACCACGAGTGA